In Mycolicibacterium phocaicum, one DNA window encodes the following:
- a CDS encoding cysteine hydrolase family protein encodes MSDTALLIIDMINDYRHEDGEDLATNVAEMLDPLHRLLTAARSHGGVDVVYVNDNHEDFSVGGEGIVEVALSGRHPELVRPLVPTDGSTFLIKVRHSVFYATALDYLLRQRGVGTLILTGQVTEQCILYSALDGHLRHYDVIVPPDAVAHIDPQLGEAALKMMQRNMGAQIVESTRCLDLNSRPRD; translated from the coding sequence GTGAGTGACACCGCCCTGTTGATCATCGACATGATCAACGACTACCGGCACGAAGACGGTGAGGACCTTGCGACGAACGTCGCCGAGATGCTCGATCCGTTGCACCGGCTTCTCACTGCGGCGCGGTCACACGGCGGTGTGGACGTCGTGTACGTCAACGACAACCATGAGGACTTCAGCGTCGGCGGCGAAGGCATTGTCGAAGTCGCGCTGTCCGGGCGTCATCCTGAACTCGTCAGGCCTCTGGTCCCGACGGACGGCAGCACCTTCCTGATCAAAGTTCGGCACAGCGTCTTCTATGCCACCGCGCTCGACTACCTGCTGCGGCAGCGTGGGGTCGGCACGCTGATCCTGACGGGACAGGTCACCGAGCAGTGCATTCTCTACAGCGCCCTCGACGGGCACCTGCGGCACTACGACGTCATCGTCCCGCCCGACGCGGTCGCGCACATCGACCCGCAACTCGGCGAAGCGGCCCTGAAGATGATGCAGCGCAACATGGGAGCCCAGATCGTCGAATCCACGCGGTGCCTGGATCTGAACAGCCGGCCGCGGGACTAA
- a CDS encoding sensor domain-containing protein: MRSSVGTVTVVMVAALAAGCGSTAGTAVPVTTPPLVARPLVERELDGLLLSPEQVNATMGSAAMTVLSAQATMSDNSATMAPPECLVIDGAAEAAVYAGSGFWAEREQSMNDGDKFTHYLKQAVVLFPTQDKAQEFFNTSAQLWPACKQYTHTQSQSQWSVGHITNAHDTLSVVSTEQDAAAPGWACGRALAHKNNVIIDINTCSPDPADTAVQIANQIGTNVAARW, from the coding sequence ATGCGCAGCTCAGTCGGCACCGTCACCGTCGTCATGGTCGCTGCCCTGGCCGCAGGATGTGGTAGCACCGCGGGCACGGCAGTGCCGGTGACCACGCCGCCGCTCGTGGCCCGGCCCCTGGTCGAACGTGAACTGGACGGTCTGCTGCTCAGCCCCGAGCAGGTCAACGCGACCATGGGATCGGCGGCCATGACGGTGCTCAGCGCCCAGGCCACCATGTCGGACAACAGCGCCACGATGGCGCCGCCCGAGTGCCTCGTCATCGACGGCGCCGCAGAAGCCGCGGTGTATGCGGGCAGTGGCTTCTGGGCCGAGCGCGAACAGAGCATGAACGACGGGGACAAGTTCACCCACTACCTGAAGCAGGCTGTGGTCCTGTTCCCGACGCAGGACAAGGCGCAGGAGTTCTTCAACACGTCGGCGCAGCTGTGGCCGGCGTGCAAGCAGTACACGCACACGCAGAGTCAGTCGCAGTGGTCCGTCGGGCACATCACCAACGCGCACGACACGCTCAGCGTGGTCTCGACAGAGCAAGACGCGGCCGCACCCGGTTGGGCGTGCGGCCGCGCCTTGGCACACAAGAACAACGTCATCATCGACATCAACACGTGCAGTCCCGATCCGGCGGACACGGCGGTCCAGATTGCCAATCAGATCGGCACCAACGTCGCAGCACGATGGTGA
- a CDS encoding acyltransferase family protein, with translation MTAPAAEPVSGTRGFLPAVEGLRAAAALGVVLTHVALQTGYTDGVAGRLLARFDLAVAVFFALSGFLLWRGHAAAAHGLRPEPEAAPYYRSRLVRIMPAYLLTVVAVLTLLPDAHRADRAVWLANLTLTQVFVPKTLIAGLTQMWSLSVEMAFYLVVPLLAVLVAKVSLRLRVPVIAGVALLSFGWGYLPIPAYHGANPLNWLPAYASWFAVGMLLAEWMFRPYGWAHRLARQRSILMAVAVVAFLVAASPLAMPGGHQHATLGQFIVRTALGAVIAWALLAPLVLDVPDGRHRVLASAPMVTLGRWSYGLFLWHLAALDMVLAMIGQTTFPGALPVVMVLTTTFGFAVAAVSYALLEEPCRLALRRWEARRRTAAAVAT, from the coding sequence ATGACCGCCCCTGCCGCCGAGCCCGTCAGCGGCACCCGTGGGTTCCTGCCTGCGGTCGAGGGGTTGCGGGCGGCCGCGGCCCTGGGGGTGGTGCTCACGCATGTGGCATTGCAGACGGGCTACACCGACGGGGTCGCCGGCCGGTTGCTGGCGCGCTTCGACCTGGCGGTGGCCGTGTTCTTCGCGTTGTCGGGTTTCCTGCTGTGGCGTGGTCACGCGGCTGCGGCGCACGGGCTGCGACCCGAACCCGAGGCGGCGCCGTACTACCGGTCCCGGCTGGTCCGGATCATGCCCGCGTATCTGCTGACGGTGGTCGCGGTGTTGACCCTGTTGCCGGACGCCCACCGCGCGGACCGGGCGGTGTGGCTCGCGAATCTGACCCTGACGCAGGTCTTCGTCCCCAAGACGCTGATCGCCGGGCTCACGCAGATGTGGAGCCTGTCGGTCGAGATGGCCTTCTATCTCGTGGTGCCGTTGTTGGCGGTCCTGGTCGCGAAAGTGTCACTGCGCCTGCGCGTTCCGGTGATCGCGGGCGTGGCGCTGCTCAGTTTCGGTTGGGGTTATCTGCCGATCCCGGCGTACCACGGGGCCAATCCGCTCAACTGGCTGCCGGCCTACGCCTCGTGGTTCGCCGTGGGGATGTTGTTGGCGGAGTGGATGTTCCGGCCGTACGGCTGGGCACATCGGTTGGCTCGGCAGCGCTCGATCCTGATGGCGGTGGCGGTCGTCGCGTTCCTGGTGGCAGCATCGCCGCTGGCCATGCCCGGCGGCCACCAGCACGCAACCCTCGGCCAGTTCATCGTGCGGACGGCGCTCGGGGCCGTCATCGCCTGGGCCCTGCTGGCGCCGCTGGTCCTGGACGTCCCGGACGGCCGGCACCGGGTACTGGCCAGCGCCCCGATGGTGACGCTCGGCCGCTGGTCGTACGGCCTGTTCCTCTGGCACCTCGCCGCCCTCGACATGGTGCTCGCCATGATCGGGCAGACGACGTTCCCCGGCGCACTACCGGTCGTGATGGTCCTGACGACGACGTTCGGCTTCGCGGTGGCCGCGGTGAGTTACGCGCTGCTCGAGGAGCCGTGCCGGCTGGCGCTGCGGCGCTGGGAAGCCCGGCGCCGGACTGCGGCGGCGGTCGCGACCTAG
- a CDS encoding glycine-rich domain-containing protein, which yields MRFKRQGPLDQMNAAVADLELPEAVYKTCPWQPRDLVTEGLRQWLRCCGAAMRDGQVIGMPSHAVDEAWHGLILCTARYSAFCDAAYGQFLHHHPEGGAPAGAVSEPMHEQLRRTVIAWEKVAGPDEVCVLWDLDERVGVDKPWGIAAARVEEVRSAYRAFQVRTR from the coding sequence GTGCGATTCAAGCGTCAGGGGCCGCTGGACCAGATGAACGCCGCGGTGGCCGATCTGGAACTGCCCGAGGCCGTGTACAAGACATGTCCTTGGCAGCCGCGGGATCTCGTGACCGAGGGCCTGCGGCAGTGGTTGCGGTGCTGCGGCGCGGCAATGCGGGACGGTCAGGTGATCGGTATGCCGTCGCACGCCGTCGACGAGGCCTGGCACGGCCTGATTCTCTGTACCGCAAGGTATTCGGCGTTCTGTGACGCGGCATATGGCCAGTTCCTGCACCATCATCCCGAAGGCGGGGCGCCCGCCGGTGCCGTCTCGGAGCCGATGCACGAGCAACTCCGGCGGACGGTCATCGCCTGGGAGAAAGTCGCCGGACCCGATGAGGTCTGCGTGCTGTGGGACCTCGACGAACGGGTCGGCGTCGACAAACCGTGGGGAATCGCGGCGGCGCGGGTCGAGGAAGTCAGGTCGGCATACCGGGCTTTTCAGGTCCGAACGAGATGA
- a CDS encoding DUF4436 domain-containing protein, with amino-acid sequence MKVRVIAGVVVVIALYITTIALYASTGLGHPSQLSEATPTTDGTTVTIDLNEVHSVKGDMVANVTVVPGPALLDPQTHGLLEDLSVAVQSAVTPTRRTWTKGMVPDVFPVALILSGDPGGYPFDRYRSGPITVELFRGASHVPIRVTPAFFDRVPGWMFHTPADRNGAIPGVHRVDAQRSPSTAAFAAVLVGALITIATLGAVVAVQTARNRRRFQPPMTTWFAAMLFAVVPLRNALPDAPPIGTWIDVSVVLWVIVILVASMSLYITCWWRHLKPE; translated from the coding sequence ATGAAGGTGCGGGTAATCGCCGGCGTGGTGGTCGTCATCGCGTTGTACATCACGACGATTGCGCTGTATGCGAGCACCGGACTGGGACACCCCAGCCAGCTCAGCGAAGCGACGCCGACAACAGACGGCACCACCGTCACCATCGACCTGAACGAAGTCCATTCGGTCAAGGGCGACATGGTCGCCAACGTCACAGTGGTGCCCGGACCGGCGCTACTGGATCCCCAAACTCATGGCCTGCTCGAAGACCTCAGTGTCGCAGTGCAATCCGCGGTCACGCCCACCCGGCGTACATGGACCAAAGGGATGGTGCCCGACGTGTTCCCGGTCGCGCTGATCCTGTCCGGCGACCCTGGCGGTTACCCATTCGATCGCTACCGATCAGGCCCGATCACCGTCGAATTGTTCCGTGGCGCGTCGCATGTACCGATCCGCGTGACGCCCGCGTTCTTCGATCGTGTGCCGGGCTGGATGTTCCATACTCCGGCCGACCGGAATGGCGCCATACCGGGCGTCCATCGCGTCGACGCGCAACGCTCGCCGAGCACAGCCGCGTTCGCCGCGGTGCTCGTCGGCGCACTCATCACCATTGCCACGTTGGGTGCGGTCGTGGCCGTTCAGACCGCACGCAATCGCCGCAGGTTCCAGCCGCCGATGACGACATGGTTTGCCGCAATGCTTTTCGCTGTGGTGCCACTGCGCAACGCATTGCCCGACGCGCCACCCATCGGAACATGGATCGACGTGTCGGTCGTGCTGTGGGTGATCGTGATATTGGTGGCGTCGATGAGTCTCTACATCACGTGCTGGTGGCGGCATCTCAAGCCCGAATAG
- a CDS encoding class I SAM-dependent methyltransferase, with product MGEQSLWMQKVEADPGHSQWYIERFRTLARDGEDIVGEARLIDAMAARGARILDAGCGPGRVGGYLAAAGHDVVGVDVDPALIAAAEADHPGPRWLVGDLAELDLPARGIPEPFDLIVSAGNVMTFVAPSTRVQVLSRLRAHLADDGRVVIGFGAGRDYEFNQFFQDASQAGLTPDLLLSTWDLRVFTDKSDFLVAVLIPIPPR from the coding sequence ATGGGCGAGCAGAGCTTGTGGATGCAGAAGGTCGAAGCCGATCCGGGCCACTCACAGTGGTACATCGAACGGTTCCGGACCCTGGCTCGGGATGGTGAGGACATCGTCGGCGAAGCCCGCCTGATCGACGCGATGGCCGCCCGCGGCGCGCGGATCCTCGACGCCGGCTGCGGCCCCGGCCGGGTCGGCGGATACCTCGCAGCGGCCGGGCACGACGTCGTCGGGGTGGATGTCGATCCCGCTCTGATCGCCGCCGCCGAAGCGGACCACCCCGGACCACGCTGGCTGGTGGGCGACCTCGCCGAACTCGACCTGCCGGCCCGCGGGATCCCAGAACCGTTCGACCTGATCGTGTCGGCCGGCAACGTGATGACGTTCGTCGCCCCGAGCACCAGGGTGCAGGTGCTCTCCCGGCTCCGCGCCCACCTCGCCGACGACGGCCGCGTGGTCATCGGCTTCGGCGCGGGCCGCGACTACGAGTTCAACCAGTTCTTCCAGGACGCCAGCCAAGCCGGCCTCACGCCGGATCTACTGCTGTCCACCTGGGATCTGCGGGTCTTCACCGACAAATCCGACTTCCTGGTCGCGGTCCTCATCCCGATCCCGCCCCGGTAG
- a CDS encoding DEAD/DEAH box helicase: MAPRISLLDDPADLSALRATGADPDELLASFAAWAEASGTALYPAQEEALIELVSGANVVLATPTGSGKSLVATGGVYFALAANRRSYYTAPIKALVSEKFFALCDVFGAANVGMLTGDAAVNAGAPIIACTAEILANIALREGADADIGLVVMDEFHFYGDPDRGWAWQVPLLELPRAQFLLMSATLGDVTVLREDLTRRTGRPTALVAGAERPVPLFYSYATTAMHETIADLLQTKQAPIYVVHFTQAAALERAQALMSVNVSTKEEKAAIAEHIGGFRFTTAFGSTLSRLVRHGIGVHHAGMLPKYRRLVEQLAQAGLLKVICGTDTLGVGINVPIRTVVFSALSKYDGTRTRLLNAREFHQIAGRAGRAGYDTAGTVVVQAPEHEVENLKQFAKVADDPKKRRKLVRRKAPDGMVPWGENTMKRLVEAAPEALTSNMRVSTAMILDVVDRPGDPCLAMRRLLGENHEPRKRQLRHIREAVGIARSLLQAGVLERLAEPEEDGRRYRLTVDLPPDFALNQPLSTFALAAVELLDPDSETFARDVVSVIEATLEDPRQILAAQLKKARGEAVAAMKAEGIEYDERIELLDDITYPRPLDELLTHCFEVYCRSNPWAADGHPAPKSVVREMWERGLTFKEYVSAYGLTRTEGAVLRYLSDAFKALRSGVPATARTDEFTDIVEWLGELVRQVDSSLLDEWEQLTSADQVDEVAVMAPVRPLTGNERAFTAMVRNALFRRVELWARHRWDELGALDSGSGWTAQRWEEVGEQYFAEHEDIGTGADARGPAMLIFDRAPDVWRVRQILDDPAHDHDWGIDVEVDLRASDEDGAPVIRVVDAGLFGS, translated from the coding sequence ATGGCACCCCGCATATCCCTCTTGGACGACCCCGCCGACCTGTCCGCGCTGCGCGCGACGGGCGCTGACCCCGACGAACTGCTGGCATCGTTCGCCGCGTGGGCCGAGGCGTCGGGGACCGCGCTGTACCCGGCGCAGGAGGAGGCCCTGATCGAGCTGGTGAGCGGCGCCAACGTCGTGCTGGCGACGCCGACCGGTTCCGGCAAGTCGCTGGTGGCCACGGGCGGGGTGTATTTCGCGCTCGCGGCGAACCGGCGCAGCTACTACACCGCGCCGATCAAGGCCTTGGTCAGTGAGAAGTTCTTCGCCCTGTGCGACGTCTTCGGCGCCGCCAACGTCGGCATGCTCACCGGCGATGCCGCGGTCAACGCCGGCGCGCCGATCATCGCGTGCACGGCCGAGATCCTCGCGAACATCGCGCTGCGGGAAGGTGCCGACGCGGACATCGGGCTCGTCGTGATGGACGAGTTCCACTTCTACGGTGACCCCGACCGCGGCTGGGCCTGGCAGGTGCCACTGCTGGAACTGCCCAGGGCCCAGTTCCTGTTGATGTCGGCGACGCTCGGCGACGTCACGGTCCTGCGTGAGGACCTCACCCGCCGCACCGGCCGGCCGACGGCTCTGGTGGCCGGCGCCGAGCGCCCGGTGCCGCTGTTCTACAGCTACGCCACCACCGCGATGCACGAGACCATCGCCGACCTGTTGCAGACCAAGCAGGCGCCGATCTACGTCGTGCATTTCACCCAGGCCGCCGCGCTGGAGCGGGCGCAGGCGCTGATGTCGGTCAACGTGAGCACCAAGGAGGAGAAGGCGGCCATCGCCGAGCACATCGGGGGCTTCCGCTTCACGACGGCGTTCGGTTCGACGCTGTCACGGCTCGTGCGCCACGGCATCGGCGTGCACCATGCCGGCATGCTGCCCAAGTACCGGCGCCTGGTGGAACAGCTCGCCCAGGCCGGGCTGCTGAAGGTCATCTGCGGCACCGACACCCTCGGCGTCGGCATCAACGTGCCGATCCGCACCGTCGTCTTCTCGGCGTTGTCGAAGTACGACGGCACCCGCACCCGGCTGCTCAATGCCCGCGAGTTCCACCAGATCGCCGGCCGCGCCGGGCGGGCAGGCTACGACACCGCGGGCACGGTCGTGGTGCAGGCCCCCGAGCACGAGGTGGAGAACCTCAAGCAGTTCGCCAAGGTCGCCGACGATCCGAAGAAGCGCCGAAAGCTGGTGCGCCGCAAAGCGCCCGACGGCATGGTGCCGTGGGGTGAGAACACCATGAAGCGCCTCGTCGAGGCCGCGCCGGAAGCACTCACGAGCAACATGCGGGTGTCCACGGCCATGATCCTCGACGTCGTCGACCGCCCCGGTGACCCCTGTCTGGCCATGCGCCGGCTGCTCGGTGAGAACCATGAGCCGCGCAAGAGGCAGCTGCGGCACATCCGCGAGGCGGTCGGCATCGCGCGCTCACTGCTGCAGGCCGGCGTGCTGGAACGTCTCGCCGAACCCGAGGAAGACGGCAGGCGCTACCGGCTCACGGTCGACCTGCCGCCGGATTTCGCGCTGAACCAGCCACTGTCGACTTTCGCGCTCGCGGCGGTCGAGCTGCTCGACCCGGATTCGGAAACGTTTGCGCGCGACGTGGTTTCGGTGATCGAGGCGACGCTGGAGGACCCACGCCAGATCCTGGCGGCCCAGCTGAAGAAGGCCCGGGGTGAGGCCGTCGCGGCGATGAAGGCCGAAGGCATCGAATACGACGAACGCATCGAACTGCTCGACGACATCACGTATCCGCGTCCGCTCGATGAACTGCTGACGCACTGCTTCGAGGTGTACTGCCGGAGCAACCCGTGGGCCGCGGACGGGCACCCGGCCCCGAAGTCCGTCGTGCGCGAGATGTGGGAGCGGGGGCTGACGTTCAAGGAGTACGTCAGTGCCTACGGCCTGACCCGCACCGAGGGCGCGGTGCTGCGGTACCTGTCCGATGCTTTCAAGGCGCTGCGCTCGGGAGTGCCGGCCACCGCCCGGACCGACGAGTTCACCGACATCGTCGAATGGCTGGGTGAGCTTGTGCGCCAGGTTGATTCGAGCCTGCTCGACGAATGGGAGCAACTGACCAGCGCCGATCAGGTCGACGAGGTGGCGGTGATGGCGCCGGTGCGGCCGCTGACCGGCAACGAGCGGGCATTCACCGCTATGGTCCGCAATGCGTTGTTCCGCAGGGTGGAGCTGTGGGCCCGGCACCGCTGGGACGAGCTCGGGGCCCTGGACTCCGGGTCGGGGTGGACAGCGCAGCGCTGGGAAGAGGTGGGGGAGCAGTACTTCGCCGAACACGAGGACATCGGCACCGGGGCCGACGCGCGCGGCCCGGCGATGCTGATCTTCGACCGGGCGCCCGACGTGTGGCGCGTCCGGCAGATTCTGGACGACCCGGCGCACGATCATGACTGGGGCATCGACGTGGAGGTCGACCTGCGCGCGTCCGACGAGGACGGCGCGCCGGTCATCCGGGTCGTCGATGCGGGGCTTTTCGGTAGCTGA
- a CDS encoding FKBP-type peptidyl-prolyl cis-trans isomerase has translation MNFSRVSSTVALTACAASLAVALTACGSDEKAPAATTTQAPLVTTTPSAATALDNSSTAAARTCPTAEGQGGAPEWTLGGATGSVAVTGSTDTAAPVVTVKGPFSVNQTQVQTLKAGTGPVVPETATVSVCYAGFNGRDGSKFDSAYDRGAPATFSLMRVVPGFQKAIAGQKVGSTVAVAMTSADGYPDGQPSAGIEKGDSLVFAIKILDVSN, from the coding sequence GTGAACTTCTCCCGCGTGTCTTCCACCGTTGCACTGACCGCCTGCGCCGCCTCACTCGCCGTCGCCCTCACCGCGTGTGGCTCCGACGAAAAGGCACCGGCGGCGACCACCACCCAGGCGCCGCTGGTGACCACGACCCCGAGCGCGGCGACCGCGCTCGACAACTCCTCGACCGCGGCCGCCCGCACCTGCCCGACGGCAGAAGGACAGGGCGGCGCACCCGAGTGGACGCTGGGCGGCGCGACCGGCAGCGTGGCCGTGACGGGATCCACCGACACTGCGGCCCCGGTCGTCACCGTCAAGGGCCCGTTCAGCGTGAACCAGACCCAGGTACAGACGCTGAAGGCCGGCACCGGCCCCGTCGTCCCCGAAACCGCGACGGTCTCGGTCTGCTACGCGGGCTTCAACGGCCGTGACGGATCAAAGTTCGACAGCGCCTACGACCGTGGCGCGCCGGCCACCTTCTCGCTCATGCGCGTGGTGCCCGGCTTCCAGAAGGCCATCGCCGGGCAGAAGGTCGGCTCCACCGTCGCGGTCGCGATGACGTCGGCCGACGGCTACCCCGACGGCCAGCCGAGTGCGGGCATCGAGAAGGGTGACTCGCTGGTCTTCGCGATCAAGATCCTCGACGTGTCGAACTGA
- a CDS encoding transketolase, with product MNTTPPAPPPTTPMDTVAELAARLRVDSIRSSTSAGSGHPTSSMSAADLVAVLVARHLRYDWRDPAAVTNDHLIFSKGHASPLLYSAYAAVGAITDDELIDGYRRFGQRLQGHPTPVLPWVDVATGSLGQGLPDGIGLALAGKYLDGLPYRVWVLCGDSEMAEGSMWEALDKASYYKLDNLVALIDVNRLGQRGPTDLGWNVAAYERRCQAFGARTLVIDGHDLAAIDDALASVAAPEAVDRPTVIIAKTVKGKGFSEVEDSPDWHGKPFPEDMAERAIAELGGRRRLIVRSLEPPAPAPTEEWDAVEAVDLPTYELGADVATRKAYGAALVSVGSHNRHVVALDGEVGNSTHAGEFAQKFPDRYFEMFIAEQQMVAAATGLGVRGYIPFASTFAAFLTRAYDFIRMGAISGANVKLVGSHAGVEIGADGPSQMALEDIAMMRAVHDAVVLYPSDATSTVALVHAMAETPGICYLRTTRGAYPVLYDATEEFPVGGAKLLRASEADDVTLIGAGVTVHECLSAAKQLAGEGITARVIDCYSVKPMDAATVAAAVGATGGRVVVAEDHHPEGGLGSAVLDALVAHELADIRLAHLAVRGMPGSGTTRELLAWAGIDADHIREAATMLIAKSVVGSH from the coding sequence GTGAACACGACACCACCTGCGCCGCCACCGACAACTCCCATGGACACCGTGGCCGAACTCGCCGCCCGCCTGCGGGTGGATTCGATTCGGTCCAGTACCAGCGCGGGATCCGGTCATCCCACGTCGAGCATGTCGGCCGCGGATCTCGTCGCCGTCCTCGTCGCCCGCCATCTGCGCTACGACTGGCGCGATCCGGCCGCCGTCACCAACGACCACCTGATCTTCTCGAAGGGGCACGCGTCGCCGCTGCTGTATTCGGCGTACGCGGCCGTCGGTGCGATCACCGACGACGAGCTGATCGACGGCTACCGCCGGTTCGGGCAGCGCCTGCAAGGTCATCCCACCCCGGTGTTGCCGTGGGTGGACGTCGCGACCGGCTCACTCGGCCAGGGGCTGCCGGACGGCATCGGACTCGCGCTGGCCGGGAAATACCTCGATGGCCTGCCCTACCGGGTCTGGGTGCTGTGCGGCGACAGCGAGATGGCCGAAGGCTCCATGTGGGAAGCGCTCGACAAGGCGTCCTATTACAAGCTGGACAACCTGGTCGCCCTCATCGATGTGAACAGGCTGGGACAGCGCGGCCCGACGGACCTCGGCTGGAACGTCGCGGCCTACGAGCGGCGGTGTCAGGCTTTCGGTGCCCGCACGCTCGTCATCGACGGCCACGACCTCGCCGCGATCGATGACGCGCTGGCAAGCGTGGCCGCGCCGGAAGCGGTGGACCGGCCGACGGTGATCATCGCGAAAACCGTCAAAGGCAAAGGATTCTCGGAGGTAGAGGACAGCCCGGACTGGCATGGCAAACCCTTCCCTGAGGACATGGCCGAACGGGCCATCGCCGAACTCGGCGGCCGGCGCCGGCTGATCGTGCGCAGCCTCGAGCCGCCGGCTCCCGCGCCGACAGAGGAGTGGGACGCCGTCGAGGCCGTGGACCTCCCCACTTACGAACTCGGTGCGGACGTCGCCACCCGGAAGGCTTACGGCGCTGCGCTGGTATCCGTCGGCAGTCACAACCGTCACGTGGTCGCACTCGACGGCGAGGTCGGAAATTCCACCCACGCAGGCGAATTCGCGCAGAAGTTCCCCGACCGCTACTTCGAGATGTTCATCGCCGAACAGCAGATGGTGGCCGCGGCCACCGGCCTGGGCGTCCGCGGCTACATCCCGTTCGCGTCCACGTTCGCGGCGTTCCTGACGCGCGCCTACGACTTCATTCGCATGGGCGCGATCTCGGGCGCGAACGTGAAACTCGTTGGTTCCCATGCCGGTGTCGAAATCGGCGCAGACGGTCCCTCGCAGATGGCACTCGAGGACATCGCGATGATGCGCGCCGTCCACGATGCCGTCGTGCTCTACCCGAGTGATGCCACCAGCACCGTCGCATTGGTGCACGCGATGGCCGAGACACCGGGAATCTGTTACCTGCGCACCACGCGTGGCGCCTATCCGGTGCTGTACGACGCCACCGAGGAGTTTCCGGTGGGCGGTGCCAAGCTCTTGCGCGCATCCGAGGCCGACGACGTCACCCTGATCGGCGCCGGCGTGACGGTGCACGAATGCCTCAGCGCGGCAAAACAACTCGCCGGCGAAGGCATCACCGCGCGGGTCATCGACTGCTACTCGGTCAAGCCGATGGACGCGGCGACCGTCGCCGCAGCCGTCGGCGCCACCGGCGGCCGCGTCGTCGTCGCCGAGGATCACCACCCCGAGGGTGGTCTCGGGTCGGCGGTGCTCGACGCCCTCGTCGCTCACGAGCTGGCCGATATCCGCCTCGCGCATCTGGCGGTCCGCGGGATGCCCGGGTCGGGAACGACACGCGAGCTGCTCGCCTGGGCCGGCATCGACGCAGACCACATCCGGGAGGCCGCGACGATGCTGATCGCCAAGAGCGTGGTCGGCAGCCACTGA